From Bacteroidales bacterium:
TAATTGATAACGGAAAACATATCCTTGTTGAGTATAATCCACAGCATCAGAAACATATAATATTGAATTTTGCGGGTCAATTCCTAAACCGTAAAACATTTTCCCATCATTTGCTATGAAATTATTTAAGGGTAAGTTGTCTTCATCTATTTGCATTTTGTAAATACCGGAATTAAAAAAGAGTAATGTGTCTCCTGAACCATTAATCTCTAATTTAGATGGTGAAGTATTAATAGATGGGAAGTCATATTTTTTGATAATTGTATTGTTTTCAGGGTTAATTTTATATAAGGCAGGTAATTCATCATTCATATAACCTCCGCTGCATAAAACCCATAAATTATTATTTTTATCCAGAACAATACTGTTAGGCTCTTTTGTAACAACAATAGAATCAACAAGTGAATCATTAATTGTATTAATAATTTGAACAGTATTATTGTTAACATTAGGCATTGCAAAATTTGTCCAGTTACATGCAAATACTTTGTTTTCATATTTTACCATTCTTTCGGTTGGTTTTCCCATATTGATATTACCCATGATAGTATAATTTTGTATATTAATTATGTATATATCAGCACCATACATATCAGAAACATAGGCTTTATTATCATCAATAATTGAAATATGTCGTGGAGAATTAAATCCAGTTATGGTATTTACTGTTTTAAAATTATTGATATTAATTACTTCGATTTTTGACGAGTTATTAATAACTATAAAACCTAAGGAATCTTTTATTACCATAGATTGAACTATATCTCCCAAAGAATTGTCATTATTAGCATTTTTGAAAACATTATTATGTATAATGTTTGAATCAGTATCGAAATATGAAAGTGTACCGTTTAACTGGTTAAAATTACCTTCATTAAGGATAAATACACCATTATTACTTTTAATCACAGGTAATACATTAGTATCTTCATCTTTATTACAGCTACCAAATAAAAATATGGAAGCAATTACAATTACAAATAGTTTTTTCATGTGTTTAGTTTTTAAGTGAATATTTAATTGTAAAAAAAAACAATCTTTTAGGCATTGGTTTGCCTGATATTATTTGATAATCAATATTTAAAAGATTATCTATATTAAACTGAATATCAAAATTTGAATTTTTCAATTTTATTTTTTTGCCTATTTTAAAATAAACAATATTAATATCATCAAGATATGCTGTATTATCAGTTGAAGTGTAGCGTTTGCTATAATAATTATCTGATATTAAAAGATAATATTCGTTTCTGTCTATTTTGAATCCCGAATTAAAATTATGTCTGGGTACATAAATTAATTGTTTGCCGGCTGAATTATCTAATGGACTTATAGCTTCTTTATTTTCAGCATCGGTTAAATTATAATTTAAAAAGAAAGTCAGTAAAATTTTATTAAGTTTATAACTTAATTTAGTACTGCTCTCAATTCCTTTTCGTTCAACTGTTTTTAAATTATCAGGTTGCCATATCAAATTATTAATATGCCAATATATCCAGTTAGATATTTCGGAATAATATCCTGTAAATTCAATATTATATTTAAAATCTTTTTCCTTGTTAGAAATTAAAATTCCTGTTTCGAAGGAATAACCTGTTTCATGTTGTAAATCGGGATTTCCTTTAGTATATCCGTCATTGGGCCAGTACAAATCATTAAGGTTAGGATTGTGATAATTTTTATAAAAACTTGATTTTAAGATAAACTCTTTCTTTTTTATAGGTTTCCATTTTATACCTATTGATGGAATTAAAGGACTAAAATTTTTGTCTGTATATTCTTGTTTTACTGATAACAGATATTTGAATCTATTGCTAATTTCTCCGTTTAATGATAATGATAAAGCATTATCAGAACGATTTTTTATATCATTATATTCAGTACTATTTACTATATGATAGGCAGATGTTATTCCTGATTTTAATTTTAAATTTTTTCTTATTTTATAATTAATATTTACCGAATTAGTATAGGAAT
This genomic window contains:
- a CDS encoding TonB-dependent receptor plug domain-containing protein — translated: MQKFIKYIITRLFILIIIDITGNFAFASYFPDTVHIEEINIIEKKNPELIGFKYTIIDSVYLAQNTTTNLSELLAISSPVFIKSYGTGNIATSSFRGAGASHTQVLWNGVNINSPMLGQVDFSLIPNSFIDNIILYHGGASDASNNGAIGGSIYFNNKPDWNNKRKVSFIQSVGSYNNYNSFLSFGIGNSKFQSNTRIIYANSKNNYKYKLPSYSENELYERIYAEYIQSGIIQEFYFRINDNNLISFNSWIQKNNNNIPPTANKTSDDINENYNVSQTNKTIRNILSWDNFGEKLTTKYSFAYIYDFLNYTNDDISVNSNSTVNSYTNSVNINYKIRKNLKLKSGITSAYHIVNSTEYNDIKNRSDNALSLSLNGEISNRFKYLLSVKQEYTDKNFSPLIPSIGIKWKPIKKKEFILKSSFYKNYHNPNLNDLYWPNDGYTKGNPDLQHETGYSFETGILISNKEKDFKYNIEFTGYYSEISNWIYWHINNLIWQPDNLKTVERKGIESSTKLSYKLNKILLTFFLNYNLTDAENKEAISPLDNSAGKQLIYVPRHNFNSGFKIDRNEYYLLISDNYYSKRYTSTDNTAYLDDINIVYFKIGKKIKLKNSNFDIQFNIDNLLNIDYQIISGKPMPKRLFFFTIKYSLKN
- a CDS encoding YncE family protein; this translates as MKKLFVIVIASIFLFGSCNKDEDTNVLPVIKSNNGVFILNEGNFNQLNGTLSYFDTDSNIIHNNVFKNANNDNSLGDIVQSMVIKDSLGFIVINNSSKIEVININNFKTVNTITGFNSPRHISIIDDNKAYVSDMYGADIYIINIQNYTIMGNINMGKPTERMVKYENKVFACNWTNFAMPNVNNNTVQIINTINDSLVDSIVVTKEPNSIVLDKNNNLWVLCSGGYMNDELPALYKINPENNTIIKKYDFPSINTSPSKLEINGSGDTLLFFNSGIYKMQIDEDNLPLNNFIANDGKMFYGLGIDPQNSILYVSDAVDYTQQGYVFRYQLNGSAIDSFKVGIIPGYFCFKK